A genome region from Solanum pennellii chromosome 12, SPENNV200 includes the following:
- the LOC107006441 gene encoding uncharacterized protein LOC107006441, with the protein MSEIGKKARSSTKGGSLHTSGAQSQGSVRRKLEKELGRTITQAEAFKATHIRKKKNPEDPDVWVEPRAEVTYNRYLQALEDLQQTLPEENRGMPLTQEQDERVWLDLTCGPSRYGYAYGMPHKTFREFSSEFEGLNSSNHDESMKKNLAMEKKIVELSSQAEESRARERRLELQFAGLKAQFDALLASGGIPPCSGDVTFPPRPPQSQPTQYPMYGQQRNMTHETSSDEESDEESDDYVANTLPH; encoded by the exons ATGAGTGAGATCGGTAAAAAGGCAAGATCATCTACTAAGGGTGGTTCTCTACACACAAGTGGGgctcaaagtcaaggaagtgtGAGGAGGAAATTG gaAAAGGAACTAGGAAGAACGATAACTCAAGCTGAGGCATTTAAGGCAACACACattagaaagaagaaaaatccaGAAGATCCAGACGTGTGGGTTGAACCGCGAGCTGAAGTGACCTAT AATCGATATCTTCAAGCTTTGGAGGATTTACAACAAACTCTGCCGGAAGAAAATCGAGGTATGCCACTTACTCAAGAACAGGATGAGAGAGTTTGGTTAGACTTGACTTGTGGGCCGAGTAGATATGGGTATGCATATGGAATGCCGCATAAAACCTTTCGTGAATTTTCTTCTGAGTTTGAAGGCCTAAATAGTTCAAATCATGATGaatcaatgaagaaaaatttGGCTATGGAGAAAAAGATTGTTGAGCTATCTAGCCAAGCCGAAGAATCACGGGCTAGGGAAAGGCGGTTGGAATTACAGTTTGCGGGTCTTAAGGCTCAATTCGATGCATTACTTGCTTCAGGAGGGATTCCCCCTTGTTCTGGTGATGTCACTTTCCCTCCTCGACCTCCTCAATCTCAACCTACTCAATATCCAATGTATGGTCAACAAAGAAATATGACACATGAGACTAGtagtgatgaagaaagtgatgaagaaagtgatGATTATGTGGCAAACACACTACCACATTAG
- the LOC107006442 gene encoding uncharacterized protein LOC107006442 — protein sequence MTRKAFIALSVAMLALTSRGFGNAKKFFSEEIIINILNGLPLKSLARCSSVSKNWRKYIAEIYRSRLQWPKPYLFGFFCVEKRLRSRFFFSSKESPLLIGNSLDESVDFIGERVYIVASSNGFLLCNKLRSRQRVYYVYNPATRQRFDLPRTQISMKDPYVGLIVKETDESVSFTIVRYEVTSPVSRIKFRFQYSLTIESYSSETKEWTANSLIEDVPFPLYPSRDEISSSSAGVLDGVFFWLDNYGQWMTVYDSVNKDFRALELPERRTVIYPGYCCLGLSGGKICLASTGWTTITCWQLNNFPSRDAVWVRKYAVNVASVVEKCEQDFGLGGGSSLDRELRNMIFHPALSHMLYLQIRSMVISYDLETNTAEFVYDFGEAWRKTIHYKLFSYEWPQWPRLQ from the exons ATGAC GAGAAAGGCTTTTATCGCTCTATCTGTTGCTATGCTTGCTTTGACATCTCGTGGATTTG GCAACGCAAAAAAGTTTTTTTCCGaggaaattataattaatatactgAATGGTCTGCCTTTGAAATCGCTAGCAAGGTGTTCAAGCGTATCAAAGAACTGGCGAAAGTACATTGCTGAAATTTACCGTTCTCGTCTCCAATGGCCCAAACCCTACCTATTTGGCTTCTTTTGTGTAGAGAAACGTTTGCGAAGCCGTTTCTTTTTCTCATCCAAGGAATCACCACTGTTAATTGGTAATAGTTTGGATGAGTCTGTCGATTTTATCGGTGAAAGAGTTTACATTGTTGCCTCTTCTAATGGTTTTCTCCTCTGCAATAAGCTTAGAAGTAGACAAAGGGTTTATTATGTCTATAATCCTGCCACAAGGCAGCGTTTTGATCTCCCAAGAACTCAAATCTCTATGAAGGATCCATATGTTGGATTAATAGTAAAAGAGACCGATGAGTCTGTCTCATTTACTATAGTTCGTTATGAAGTAACTTCTCCAGTAAGTAGGATTAAGTTCCGGTTTCAGTATAGTTTAACAATTGAAAGTTACTCTTCAGAGACTAAAGAGTGGACTGCTAATTCGTTAATTGAGGATGTACCTTTTCCATTGTACCCTTCTAGGGATGAGATTTCGTCATCCTCGGCCGGTGTATTAGATGGAGTATTCTTTTGGCTAGATAATTATGGACAATGGATGACTGTTTATGATAGTGTAAACAAGGATTTTCGGGCTTTGGAATTGCCTGAACGGAGGACGGTGATCTATCCTGGTTATTGTTGCCTTGGATTATCAGGCGGGAAAATCTGTTTAGCATCGACTGGTTGGACAACCATCACTTGTTGGCAACTCAACAATTTTCCAAGTCGAGATGCAGTATGGGTTAGGAAGTATGCTGTAAATGTTGCATCTGTAGTTGAGAAATGTGAACAAGATTTTGGACTCGGAGGAGGTAGTTCTCTTGATAGGGAGCTTCGGAACATGATTTTTCATCCAGCTCTTTCGCACATGTTGTATTTGCAAATAAGAAGCATGGTTATTTCATATGATTTGGAAACAAATACTGCtgaatttgtttatgattttggaGAAGCTTGGCGGAAGACAATACACTACAAATTGTTTTCCTATGAGTGGCCTCAATGGCCGCGTCTCCAGTAG